From one Butyricimonas faecihominis genomic stretch:
- a CDS encoding RagB/SusD family nutrient uptake outer membrane protein encodes MKRLYIITVLVALLSVSCNDWLDVRPDTEQKDKDLFTTYKGFQDALSGCYMSLASQDIYGERLTMSNIESLANLWYQFRNSTRYEDNDLMNHDYTGDYSKTAVKTIYAGLFNVIAQANMIIKYAEKNGEVIEDPAARAVITGEAYAIRAFCQLDVLRLFGQMPQGASRQVELPYSETTSIDEMPAYYSFDDYVVKLESDLSKAESLLKDNDPLFQYTFSELNSANRNELSDSYMYYRQSRMNYWAVKAIQARMYLYLGKKDKAYMLAKEIIEAKGADGELVMTMSGETDIAKGYKACPSECLLYLSKYDVKTYSSVFLIGNKVDQQAGAGHLVISSSMLSDLYAGQNTGSHNRYLNCWNRNVKDASANLYGALTKYYFADDAENQMLYYQIIPLLRMSEIYLIAMETSSDLDEINEWYHDYMLAHSVVLNEAGFSALSEVPGEMVNEYRREFYGEGQMFYTYKRTGATTILWGNGNVDENVYIVPLPETEYNPNSQIK; translated from the coding sequence ATGAAAAGATTATATATCATAACGGTACTCGTGGCTTTGTTGTCCGTTTCCTGTAATGACTGGCTGGATGTCCGGCCGGACACGGAACAGAAAGACAAAGATTTGTTTACCACGTACAAAGGATTCCAAGATGCCCTCTCCGGTTGTTACATGAGTTTAGCTAGTCAGGACATTTACGGTGAAAGATTAACGATGTCGAATATTGAATCTTTAGCCAATCTCTGGTACCAGTTCCGTAATTCGACACGTTACGAGGACAACGACCTCATGAACCATGACTACACGGGCGACTACTCCAAGACTGCCGTGAAGACCATTTACGCGGGATTGTTCAACGTGATCGCCCAAGCGAACATGATTATTAAATATGCCGAGAAGAACGGGGAGGTTATCGAGGATCCCGCGGCTCGTGCCGTTATCACGGGAGAGGCATACGCTATTCGTGCTTTTTGCCAGTTGGACGTGCTGCGTTTGTTCGGGCAAATGCCGCAAGGTGCCTCCCGGCAAGTGGAATTACCTTATTCCGAAACGACCTCGATTGACGAGATGCCCGCTTATTATAGTTTTGATGATTACGTCGTGAAATTGGAAAGCGACTTGTCGAAAGCGGAATCTTTGTTGAAAGACAATGATCCCTTGTTCCAATATACTTTTTCCGAGTTGAATTCAGCGAACAGGAATGAATTAAGCGATAGCTACATGTACTATCGTCAGTCCCGGATGAATTATTGGGCGGTGAAAGCCATCCAAGCCCGTATGTACCTTTACTTGGGAAAGAAAGACAAGGCGTACATGCTGGCCAAAGAAATTATAGAAGCCAAAGGTGCTGACGGGGAACTGGTAATGACTATGAGCGGCGAAACTGATATTGCCAAGGGATATAAAGCTTGCCCGTCGGAATGTTTGCTCTATCTCAGTAAATATGACGTGAAAACATACTCGTCCGTTTTCCTGATCGGCAACAAGGTAGACCAACAGGCTGGAGCCGGACACCTCGTGATTTCCAGCTCCATGCTGAGTGACCTCTACGCGGGACAAAACACGGGTTCGCACAACAGGTATCTGAATTGTTGGAACCGGAACGTGAAAGATGCGTCGGCTAACCTGTATGGAGCCCTTACAAAATATTATTTTGCAGATGACGCTGAAAACCAGATGTTATATTACCAGATTATCCCGTTGTTACGGATGTCCGAGATTTATTTGATCGCGATGGAAACCTCTTCCGATCTGGACGAAATAAACGAATGGTACCACGATTATATGCTGGCTCACTCCGTTGTGTTGAACGAAGCGGGTTTCTCCGCCTTGAGCGAGGTCCCCGGGGAGATGGTTAACGAGTACCGTCGAGAGTTTTACGGTGAGGGACAAATGTTCTACACGTATAAAAGAACCGGGGCGACGACAATACTTTGGGGGAACGGGAATGTCGACGAGAACGTGTACATCGTTCCTCTCCCGGAAACAGAATATAATCCTAACTCTCAAATAAAGTAA
- a CDS encoding RNA polymerase sigma factor — MLKSLRYGKEFEELYTGNYSRLYYYAYQFLNDAEVSRDVVNDAFEYVWKNYENFRKMNVVAILFQSVRNKSIDTFRHNKVEENYVALYSRMLSEEDAGLDEENEKIERIYKVLDSLTPQTRHIMEECYFNRKKYAEVAEMLNISPSAVKKHVMKALRLLREEFHINNGSEGVPENEV, encoded by the coding sequence ATGCTGAAAAGCTTGAGGTATGGAAAAGAGTTCGAAGAACTGTACACGGGAAACTATTCCCGTCTGTACTACTATGCTTATCAGTTTTTGAATGATGCGGAGGTCAGTCGGGATGTGGTGAATGATGCGTTCGAGTACGTGTGGAAAAACTACGAGAACTTTCGGAAGATGAATGTGGTGGCGATTCTTTTCCAGAGCGTGCGGAATAAAAGTATAGACACGTTCCGTCACAATAAGGTGGAAGAGAATTACGTGGCATTGTATTCCCGTATGCTTTCGGAAGAGGATGCGGGGCTGGATGAGGAAAACGAGAAGATTGAACGGATATATAAAGTATTAGATAGTTTAACCCCGCAGACAAGGCATATCATGGAAGAATGTTATTTTAACCGGAAAAAATATGCAGAGGTTGCGGAGATGCTAAACATCAGTCCTAGTGCGGTAAAAAAGCACGTTATGAAAGCCTTGCGTTTATTGCGGGAAGAATTTCATATAAATAATGGCTCGGAGGGGGTGCCCGAAAATGAGGTCTAA
- a CDS encoding ORF6N domain-containing protein, whose translation MDLQIIQDKIHEIRGQKVMLDFDLAEMYQVETRVLNQAVKRNAERFPEDFMFQLSITEWENMSSQFVMTSRNKRPKSALPLAFTEHGVVMLSRVLRSGIAIQTSVLITRAFVAMRQLLLNHPMDRVSLLQQEMKELKEYLEEVFTDYNDINDDTRMQLELINQTLAELQAKDRGFKERRRIGYELPGCENEKL comes from the coding sequence ATGGACCTGCAAATCATTCAAGATAAAATTCATGAAATCCGAGGACAAAAGGTCATGCTTGACTTCGATCTGGCTGAAATGTATCAAGTTGAAACCCGGGTATTGAACCAAGCAGTAAAACGTAACGCAGAACGTTTCCCCGAAGATTTCATGTTTCAACTCTCAATTACAGAATGGGAAAACATGTCATCACAATTTGTGATGACATCTCGAAATAAACGCCCAAAGTCAGCTCTACCACTTGCGTTCACCGAGCATGGTGTGGTAATGCTATCCAGAGTACTACGAAGTGGCATCGCTATACAAACAAGTGTTCTAATAACACGTGCTTTCGTGGCGATGCGACAACTATTGCTAAATCATCCTATGGATAGAGTTTCACTCCTCCAGCAGGAAATGAAAGAACTCAAAGAGTACCTTGAAGAAGTTTTTACCGACTATAATGATATTAACGATGATACCCGGATGCAACTCGAATTAATAAACCAAACCCTAGCAGAGTTACAAGCAAAAGACCGGGGCTTTAAGGAAAGAAGAAGAATCGGGTATGAGTTACCGGGATGTGAAAATGAAAAATTATAA
- a CDS encoding PKD-like family lipoprotein: MKKYIILSVLFTLFGLVSCYDDDSSLGTKNIGDITIGTLEDASIISYSGNKLIREPEIETTYPDDQLTYAWYIYKEDQDKGFRTNKIDSVKNLSYEVNLPAGSYTIIFEATATANGYAATAEMKLAVSTTFSQGFYILKETVDWNTELDVYTQNGLVSDLLASTQGEALSGSPRDLSVGYSQAFIDTEENKMVNANTVCITTEQNKLICLRTVDMLKAFDNSNLLFEEMEADEEPYCLVRSLASIFYFSNKGIRSSSTSENSGKMGFPLDNGGSKHVQLVNGGFGGHVYWNNTKHRVMTVDYSCIAASEVEYNTEINQDNLECLSSGLNYVGGVETIYFLCQDKVSGTRYLYLLSGGKIVEIRPLSSALHLAQGGIIAGNGMTGTFIYSVHNNKLYAYNFDAETEIEIPVTGLPAGETISYIFNLYWNMGPFGDTSLNFDNIVIGTQKENTYTVYLYNIRGGQPYGDPVDKFSGEGKLKSVRYVCQLVVDQTAMLGPMYGYGPCFPY; the protein is encoded by the coding sequence ATGAAAAAATATATCATATTATCCGTGTTATTCACGTTGTTCGGATTGGTATCCTGTTATGATGATGATAGTAGCTTGGGAACCAAGAACATCGGGGACATAACGATCGGAACCTTGGAAGACGCGTCGATTATTTCTTATAGTGGGAATAAATTAATTCGTGAGCCGGAAATCGAGACGACTTACCCGGACGATCAATTAACCTACGCGTGGTACATTTACAAGGAAGATCAAGACAAAGGATTCCGGACGAATAAAATCGATTCGGTCAAGAACCTGTCGTACGAGGTAAATTTGCCGGCAGGAAGTTACACGATTATTTTTGAAGCCACGGCAACCGCGAATGGCTACGCTGCGACGGCAGAGATGAAACTTGCCGTTTCCACCACGTTTTCGCAGGGATTCTATATCTTGAAAGAGACGGTAGACTGGAACACGGAACTGGACGTGTACACGCAGAACGGGCTAGTCTCCGATCTTTTAGCCTCGACCCAAGGGGAAGCCTTATCCGGTTCTCCTCGTGATCTCTCCGTGGGTTACAGCCAAGCCTTTATCGACACCGAGGAGAACAAAATGGTGAACGCCAATACCGTCTGTATCACCACGGAACAGAATAAACTTATTTGCCTTCGCACCGTGGACATGCTGAAAGCGTTTGATAATTCGAATCTACTTTTCGAGGAAATGGAGGCGGACGAGGAACCCTATTGTCTGGTTCGTAGTCTTGCCAGTATATTCTATTTCTCGAACAAGGGAATCCGCTCTTCTTCAACCAGTGAAAATAGTGGAAAAATGGGATTCCCGCTGGATAACGGGGGAAGTAAACACGTTCAGCTTGTAAACGGGGGATTCGGGGGGCATGTGTATTGGAATAACACGAAACATCGCGTTATGACCGTGGATTACAGTTGTATTGCGGCATCTGAAGTCGAGTACAACACGGAGATCAATCAAGATAACCTAGAATGCCTATCGAGCGGCCTTAACTACGTGGGTGGTGTCGAAACCATCTATTTCCTGTGTCAGGATAAAGTTTCCGGTACCCGTTACCTGTACTTGCTTTCCGGTGGTAAGATCGTGGAAATCCGGCCGTTGAGTTCGGCTTTGCATTTGGCGCAAGGAGGCATTATAGCCGGGAATGGGATGACCGGGACATTTATTTACAGCGTACACAACAATAAACTGTATGCCTATAATTTTGATGCGGAAACGGAAATCGAGATCCCCGTCACGGGCCTTCCGGCAGGAGAAACGATTTCCTATATTTTTAATCTGTATTGGAATATGGGTCCATTTGGGGACACCTCCTTGAACTTTGACAATATCGTGATTGGGACGCAGAAAGAAAACACCTATACCGTGTACTTGTATAACATCCGCGGAGGACAGCCATATGGAGATCCCGTTGATAAATTCTCCGGGGAAGGAAAATTGAAAAGCGTCCGTTATGTTTGCCAGCTAGTCGTGGATCAGACCGCCATGCTTGGACCGATGTATGGATATGGTCCATGTTTCCCTTATTGA
- a CDS encoding SusC/RagA family TonB-linked outer membrane protein: MNKFMKHQKLQFNSGSFRLAGLLRVVFLMCCLLSAGLTQAQEKKITAEFKDTPLSNVLKQLEKLSTYKILFTYDDVQSYKVTASLKDATITEALQKVLDGKPFVFSDVASGKYISVVYQPKKKSDTTKEIKGKVVDSKGETVIGATVRVVNATIGTATDVDGNFTLRVPEDVMTLEVGFVGMKTQLVSIKDKAEVRVVMEEDNTVLEDVVVTGIFKKAKESYTGAVSSISSEQLKMYKGQNVLQTLKNIDASLNFMVNNAMGSNPNNVPQINIRGNSSLPMSVQEYNESIKNDVNSPLIIMDGFEITLEKLMDYNDDEIESINILKDAAATAIYGSRGSNGVIVVVTRQPEAGKLRVNAEIGMDIEAPDLSSYDLLNAAEKLQLEKMAGLYDSDLPGNDVKYSERYNKRLKAVLSGVDTDWLSKPLHTGVGTHYNLRLEGGSEQFRWSGALAYKNVVGAMKGSSRRNFNGSIVLMYMMDKLTFKNYTSYGMNRGRESRYGEFSTYAQQQPYDAPYDEKGNLVRYFDGFQYINPDKQNPLYDASLNSFDKSGYQSLTNNFSIEWDIIEGLKLRGQLGISSTDNSSDYFLPAEHSYFTSGDKKAEYATDEGFFRRGLYRYGTGKEYSYSGNVTVTYNKTFAEKHLLSVGVDWSLAETKSRSYSFELEGFSSEDMNFLGNARQYMKDGIPTGTKTSTRRFGLTGNVNYIYDGRYYVDLAYRVDGSSTFGSDKKYAPFWSTGIGWNLHNEQFLQGHPVLTTLRLKASYGETGSQQGSSTGASTTYKYSTDNKYMNWNGTILQGWGNPKLTWQKTDEFNVGMEFGLWTGRVKGEINVYTKKTANLLSNMDLPLSMGFSSYIANVGEVENKGWEASFSGYAIRNSERRMNLMFSGQLVYNKNKITKLSDAIKAQNELYLQEDVDVSNLFYEGRPQNAIYAVRSLGIDPSTGNEIFLDKNGKITDTWKPSDKVYLGSKDQKYRGNGSIMFMWKGLTVNVACSYYWGGKVYNETLLNKVEVTKNTLSSQNVDARVLKSRWFQAGDVTFFKQLSNTQTRATSRFVMDDNVFEISSIGVQYRWDTPWIQKYTRATSITFGVNMSDILHLSSIKMERGTSYPYARNIQGYIKFLF, encoded by the coding sequence ATGAACAAATTTATGAAACACCAGAAACTCCAATTCAATTCGGGCAGTTTTCGACTGGCCGGGTTACTCCGAGTTGTGTTCTTGATGTGTTGCCTGTTATCGGCGGGTTTGACACAGGCGCAAGAGAAGAAAATCACGGCGGAATTCAAGGATACACCCTTATCCAACGTGTTAAAACAACTGGAAAAACTTTCTACCTACAAGATTCTCTTTACTTATGACGACGTGCAGTCCTACAAAGTCACGGCCTCTTTGAAGGACGCGACGATCACCGAGGCCTTGCAAAAAGTGCTTGATGGGAAGCCTTTTGTTTTCTCGGATGTGGCTAGCGGGAAGTATATCTCGGTTGTATATCAACCCAAGAAAAAATCCGATACCACGAAAGAGATCAAGGGAAAAGTCGTGGATAGTAAAGGGGAAACGGTTATCGGGGCCACTGTTCGGGTGGTGAATGCCACGATCGGGACGGCCACGGACGTTGACGGTAATTTCACTTTGCGTGTTCCGGAAGACGTGATGACACTTGAAGTCGGTTTTGTCGGGATGAAGACACAACTGGTATCCATCAAAGACAAAGCCGAAGTCCGTGTTGTGATGGAAGAAGATAATACCGTGTTGGAAGACGTGGTGGTTACCGGTATTTTCAAAAAGGCCAAGGAAAGTTACACGGGGGCTGTTTCCAGCATCTCTTCCGAACAATTAAAAATGTACAAGGGGCAGAATGTTCTGCAAACCTTGAAAAACATTGACGCATCCTTGAATTTCATGGTAAACAATGCCATGGGTAGTAACCCGAATAATGTACCTCAAATAAACATTCGAGGTAATTCTTCTTTACCCATGAGCGTGCAGGAATATAACGAAAGTATCAAAAATGATGTGAACTCTCCTTTGATCATCATGGATGGTTTCGAAATCACGTTGGAAAAGTTAATGGACTACAATGACGACGAGATCGAGTCCATCAATATATTGAAAGATGCGGCAGCCACGGCCATTTACGGTTCTCGCGGGTCCAATGGTGTGATCGTGGTCGTCACGAGACAACCGGAAGCGGGCAAGTTGAGGGTTAATGCCGAAATAGGAATGGATATTGAGGCTCCGGACTTGAGTTCCTATGATTTGCTGAATGCGGCAGAAAAACTGCAATTGGAAAAGATGGCCGGGCTATATGATTCCGATCTGCCGGGGAATGACGTGAAATATTCCGAAAGATATAATAAACGTTTGAAAGCCGTACTCTCCGGGGTGGACACGGATTGGTTGAGTAAACCTTTGCACACGGGTGTCGGTACCCATTATAATTTGCGTTTAGAAGGAGGAAGTGAGCAATTTCGTTGGAGTGGTGCTTTGGCTTACAAAAACGTGGTTGGAGCCATGAAAGGTTCTTCCCGGCGCAATTTTAACGGTTCCATCGTTTTGATGTACATGATGGATAAGTTGACATTCAAGAATTACACCTCTTACGGGATGAACCGGGGACGTGAAAGTCGGTATGGGGAATTTAGCACGTATGCGCAGCAACAACCTTATGATGCCCCGTATGACGAGAAGGGTAATCTCGTGCGTTATTTCGACGGTTTCCAGTATATCAATCCTGATAAGCAGAATCCGTTATATGATGCTTCACTAAACTCTTTCGATAAATCGGGATACCAATCGTTGACCAACAACTTTTCGATTGAATGGGATATTATCGAAGGATTGAAATTAAGAGGACAGCTGGGAATCTCCAGCACGGACAACAGCAGTGATTATTTCTTGCCGGCAGAACATTCTTATTTTACCTCCGGGGATAAAAAAGCGGAATATGCCACGGACGAGGGATTCTTCCGTCGTGGCTTGTATCGTTACGGAACCGGGAAAGAATATAGTTACAGCGGGAATGTTACGGTGACCTATAATAAAACTTTTGCAGAGAAACATCTTTTATCCGTGGGTGTTGACTGGTCATTGGCCGAAACAAAATCCCGTTCATATAGTTTCGAGTTGGAAGGATTTTCGAGCGAGGATATGAATTTTTTAGGAAATGCCCGTCAGTACATGAAGGATGGGATTCCCACCGGGACGAAGACAAGCACCCGTCGCTTTGGTTTAACCGGGAACGTGAACTACATCTATGACGGGCGTTACTACGTGGACTTGGCTTACCGTGTTGATGGTAGCTCCACGTTTGGGAGTGACAAAAAATACGCCCCTTTCTGGAGTACCGGTATCGGTTGGAACTTGCATAACGAGCAATTCCTGCAAGGCCATCCCGTGCTTACGACCTTACGGTTGAAAGCCTCTTACGGAGAAACCGGTTCACAACAGGGTTCCTCTACTGGGGCATCGACAACTTACAAGTATTCCACAGACAATAAATACATGAACTGGAACGGGACGATCTTGCAAGGATGGGGAAACCCCAAACTGACTTGGCAAAAGACGGACGAATTTAATGTCGGGATGGAGTTCGGTTTGTGGACAGGACGTGTAAAAGGAGAAATCAACGTGTACACGAAAAAGACGGCAAACCTTCTTTCCAACATGGACCTACCCCTGTCAATGGGATTTTCTTCCTATATCGCGAACGTAGGGGAAGTCGAGAATAAAGGTTGGGAAGCCTCTTTTAGCGGTTATGCCATTCGGAACTCGGAACGTAGGATGAACTTGATGTTTAGCGGGCAATTGGTTTACAACAAGAATAAAATCACCAAACTTTCCGATGCGATCAAGGCCCAGAATGAATTGTACTTGCAGGAGGATGTAGATGTGAGCAATCTGTTCTACGAGGGACGTCCGCAGAATGCCATTTATGCCGTCCGCTCTTTAGGTATTGATCCGAGTACGGGAAACGAGATCTTCTTGGATAAAAACGGGAAAATCACCGATACTTGGAAACCCTCCGATAAAGTATATTTAGGATCAAAAGATCAGAAATACAGGGGAAATGGCAGCATCATGTTTATGTGGAAAGGACTGACGGTCAACGTGGCCTGTTCCTATTACTGGGGAGGAAAGGTGTACAACGAGACTTTGTTGAACAAGGTAGAGGTAACAAAGAATACGTTATCCTCCCAAAACGTGGATGCCCGTGTGCTGAAATCCCGTTGGTTCCAAGCGGGTGACGTGACATTTTTCAAGCAATTGAGTAACACCCAGACCCGTGCAACCTCTCGTTTCGTGATGGATGACAACGTGTTCGAGATCTCGTCTATCGGCGTGCAATATCGATGGGATACCCCTTGGATTCAGAAATATACTCGTGCCACGTCGATCACGTTCGGTGTGAATATGTCTGACATCCTGCATTTATCATCCATTAAAATGGAACGGGGAACCAGCTACCCGTATGCTCGTAACATACAGGGATATATCAAGTTTTTATTCTAA
- a CDS encoding FecR family protein produces the protein MKNKKDLLDALDDPGSLSQEELDAILDDPKELEDARLLGDYRQAFVRCHASLKPDVNKEWNNFRQSRISGKNKGKQLWIGISIGVAASVLLFFSWQMFDRTAPVPVNQPIVAFTASSQSQEVLLSTGDGRMVSLSAPQADSLLRETGITRGEEELDYQQTIRETEIHTLTTPRCGAYQLRLADGTQVWLNAESRLKYPSRFTGEQRVVELEGEGYFKVTPDSQRPFIVKSGNITTEVLGTEFNVRTYVPDDSHVTLLKGSVKVKNTDSSSEVVIQPGEDAHLQGDGTFDVREVDTDNYYLWTEGYFYFDNESVVEIMRELGRWYNIRVEFENLRAMNYRLHFLAERDQKIEEVLQLLNMLGKVQATYENNKISVK, from the coding sequence ATGAAAAATAAAAAGGATTTGCTGGATGCTTTGGATGATCCCGGCTCGTTGAGTCAGGAGGAGCTTGATGCAATTCTGGATGATCCGAAAGAACTGGAAGATGCTCGCTTGCTAGGGGATTATAGGCAGGCGTTTGTACGTTGTCATGCGTCCTTGAAACCTGATGTGAATAAAGAATGGAATAACTTCCGGCAGAGTAGAATCTCCGGTAAAAATAAAGGAAAACAATTGTGGATCGGTATCTCGATAGGTGTGGCAGCCTCTGTGCTTTTATTTTTCAGTTGGCAGATGTTCGATCGGACAGCCCCTGTCCCGGTTAACCAACCGATCGTGGCTTTTACCGCCAGCTCGCAATCTCAAGAAGTCCTATTGTCCACGGGTGACGGGCGTATGGTATCACTGTCCGCACCTCAGGCCGACAGCCTATTGCGAGAGACGGGAATCACCCGGGGAGAAGAGGAGTTGGATTACCAGCAAACGATCCGGGAAACAGAGATACATACCTTGACAACCCCTAGATGCGGAGCCTATCAACTTCGCTTGGCAGATGGTACTCAAGTATGGTTAAATGCCGAGAGCCGCCTGAAATATCCCAGTCGTTTTACCGGGGAACAGCGGGTAGTCGAGCTAGAGGGAGAAGGTTATTTCAAGGTAACGCCCGATTCCCAGAGACCTTTTATCGTGAAATCCGGCAATATCACGACGGAAGTTTTGGGAACCGAGTTTAATGTCAGGACTTACGTCCCCGATGATTCACACGTGACCTTGTTAAAAGGAAGCGTGAAAGTGAAGAACACGGATTCATCCTCGGAAGTGGTAATACAACCCGGGGAAGACGCTCATTTACAAGGAGACGGGACTTTTGACGTGCGGGAAGTTGACACGGACAATTACTATTTATGGACGGAAGGATATTTCTATTTTGATAATGAATCCGTGGTTGAGATCATGCGTGAATTAGGGCGGTGGTATAATATACGGGTCGAATTCGAGAACCTGCGAGCGATGAATTACCGCTTGCATTTCCTTGCCGAACGCGATCAGAAAATAGAAGAAGTACTACAATTATTGAACATGCTTGGTAAAGTACAAGCGACTTACGAAAACAATAAAATTTCGGTAAAATAA
- a CDS encoding DUF4843 domain-containing protein: MKQLINILIGCLFLFGMSSCEKDLPVYETPDCWLNFVYYNYDGSILETEKVTDEIRYASYSFVYAGDEVEIDTVWFEISTMGFVSDEDRPLELEQIQTGKNDAKADVHYVAFTNEELKAKYYMIPARKTGTKIPIVVKKDPSLNSGDVILQFTFKDNGYFKPGYDGLTTRTLSISSKLTKPSVWEESYCDYTFGLYGPEKHRLMIEWTGEKWDDEYIKELMDGDSAYVNYLAGWFARKLEEENAKREEAGEEPYKEEDGTPVSFEPKSWS, from the coding sequence ATGAAACAGTTAATAAATATACTGATCGGGTGCCTGTTCCTTTTCGGAATGAGTTCTTGCGAGAAAGATTTGCCAGTGTACGAAACCCCGGATTGTTGGTTGAATTTCGTGTACTACAATTATGACGGTTCCATACTGGAGACGGAAAAAGTTACCGACGAGATACGATATGCTTCCTATTCGTTCGTGTATGCCGGGGACGAAGTGGAGATCGACACGGTTTGGTTTGAAATTTCAACCATGGGATTCGTGTCGGATGAGGACCGGCCGTTAGAACTGGAACAAATTCAGACCGGGAAAAATGACGCGAAGGCCGATGTGCATTATGTCGCTTTTACCAATGAAGAACTGAAGGCGAAATATTACATGATTCCCGCCCGTAAAACGGGAACTAAAATTCCCATTGTTGTGAAGAAAGATCCTTCATTGAACAGTGGAGACGTGATTCTGCAGTTTACTTTCAAGGATAACGGTTATTTCAAACCGGGATATGACGGGTTGACAACCCGCACGTTATCTATTTCTTCGAAGTTAACAAAACCATCGGTATGGGAGGAATCCTATTGTGACTATACGTTTGGTCTTTACGGGCCGGAAAAACATCGCTTGATGATCGAGTGGACTGGAGAAAAGTGGGATGACGAGTATATCAAGGAATTGATGGACGGGGATTCGGCCTATGTTAACTACTTGGCCGGTTGGTTTGCCCGGAAGTTGGAAGAAGAGAACGCGAAACGGGAAGAGGCCGGAGAGGAACCCTACAAGGAAGAAGATGGAACGCCAGTTAGTTTTGAGCCTAAAAGTTGGAGTTAA
- a CDS encoding ORF6N domain-containing protein, producing the protein MDLQIIQDKIYEIRGQRVMLDFDLAELYGTETKYLKRSVKNNLKRFPSDFMFELTKEEYDSLRCRNCTSNQRGGNRYMPFAFTELGVAMLSSVLNSEIAIEVNMGIMRAFVAVRQLIANSPTDKIGEIKNELKELKEYIKEMFADQNDINEDTRMQLELINQTLAELQVKNRGTNERKRIGYQLPECDNE; encoded by the coding sequence ATGGACCTGCAAATCATTCAAGATAAAATTTATGAAATCCGAGGACAAAGGGTCATGCTTGATTTTGATCTGGCTGAATTATATGGAACAGAAACAAAATATTTGAAACGTTCCGTGAAGAATAATTTAAAACGATTCCCGTCGGATTTCATGTTCGAGTTGACAAAAGAAGAGTACGATAGTTTGAGGTGCAGAAATTGCACCTCAAACCAAAGAGGTGGTAATAGATATATGCCTTTTGCTTTCACGGAATTAGGTGTCGCCATGCTAAGTAGCGTCCTTAATTCAGAAATCGCTATCGAGGTAAACATGGGCATCATGCGAGCTTTTGTCGCCGTTCGACAGTTAATAGCCAACTCTCCAACAGATAAAATAGGGGAAATTAAAAACGAATTGAAAGAACTGAAAGAGTATATCAAGGAAATGTTTGCCGACCAAAACGATATAAACGAGGACACCCGAATGCAACTCGAACTAATCAACCAAACACTTGCCGAATTACAAGTAAAAAATCGAGGGACTAACGAACGAAAACGAATCGGTTATCAGCTACCAGAATGTGATAATGAATAA